One window of the Pseudoxanthobacter soli DSM 19599 genome contains the following:
- a CDS encoding paraquat-inducible protein A, with protein sequence MPAVSAGADGKETRKAAAGFAAAPAISYRECKGCGRMNAVEALPEGSAARCDRCNTVLRNARRNPVNRTLAFALSALALFSVATFTPLLTMSISGQQITADLTTGSLQLDKQGFWVLGVLVGLTTILAPAARLATSCYVLMALRMTRPPMHLAPVFRWAARLKPWSMIEVYLLAIFVAYAKLVDMAQVEVGIAVIAFAGVMIAMIAADLALDPDVVWEAIDRRERAAALLPQDRPGKGAIGCECCGFVSTPAPGSHAAACPRCGSPLHRRKSDSIARAWALAIAAIVLYIPANLYPVMTVVSLGRGAPDTIMSGVIELAHAGMWPLALLVFFASITVPVLKLLALIYLLVTTQLGSAKHLRRRTVIYRLVEGIGRWSMIDIFMLSILVGLVRLGNLATIEPGIGAISFAGVVILTMFAAECFDPRLMWDAAEAAHPTRSPTKAPEQPSPGSAHTSSTA encoded by the coding sequence GTGCCTGCCGTGAGCGCAGGGGCGGACGGCAAGGAGACGCGGAAGGCAGCAGCGGGCTTTGCCGCCGCACCCGCCATCTCCTACCGCGAATGCAAGGGCTGCGGCCGGATGAATGCCGTCGAGGCCCTGCCGGAGGGCAGCGCCGCGCGCTGCGACCGCTGCAACACGGTGCTGCGCAACGCCCGGCGCAATCCGGTCAACCGAACGCTCGCCTTCGCGCTTTCCGCGCTCGCACTCTTTAGCGTGGCGACGTTCACACCGCTTCTGACCATGTCGATCTCCGGCCAGCAGATCACGGCCGATCTCACCACCGGCTCGCTCCAGCTCGACAAGCAGGGCTTCTGGGTGCTCGGCGTCCTGGTCGGGCTGACGACGATCCTCGCCCCGGCGGCGCGTCTCGCCACCTCCTGCTACGTGCTGATGGCGCTGCGCATGACGCGGCCGCCGATGCACCTGGCGCCGGTGTTCCGCTGGGCCGCGCGACTGAAGCCCTGGTCGATGATCGAGGTCTACCTGCTCGCGATCTTCGTGGCCTACGCCAAGCTGGTCGACATGGCGCAGGTGGAGGTCGGGATCGCCGTCATCGCCTTCGCCGGCGTGATGATCGCGATGATCGCCGCCGATCTCGCGCTCGATCCGGACGTGGTGTGGGAGGCGATCGACCGGCGCGAGCGCGCGGCCGCGTTGCTGCCTCAGGACCGGCCCGGCAAGGGGGCGATCGGCTGCGAATGCTGCGGGTTCGTCAGCACGCCCGCGCCGGGGTCCCATGCCGCAGCCTGCCCGCGCTGCGGAAGCCCTCTTCACCGCCGCAAGTCGGACAGCATCGCCCGCGCCTGGGCGCTGGCGATCGCGGCGATCGTGCTTTACATCCCGGCCAATCTCTATCCGGTGATGACCGTGGTCTCGCTCGGCCGCGGCGCGCCCGACACCATCATGAGCGGCGTCATCGAACTCGCCCACGCCGGCATGTGGCCGCTCGCGCTTCTCGTGTTCTTCGCCAGCATCACGGTGCCGGTGCTGAAGCTCTTGGCGCTGATCTATCTGCTCGTCACCACACAGCTGGGGAGCGCGAAGCACCTGCGGCGCCGCACCGTGATCTATCGCCTGGTGGAGGGCATCGGCCGCTGGTCGATGATCGACATCTTCATGCTCTCCATCCTCGTCGGCCTCGTTCGCCTCGGCAATCTCGCGACCATCGAGCCCGGCATCGGGGCGATCTCGTTCGCGGGCGTCGTCATTCTCACCATGTTCGCGGCCGAGTGCTTCGATCCCCGCCTGATGTGGGACGCTGCCGAGGCCGCCCACCCGACCCGTTCCCCCACCAAGGCGCCGGAGCAGCCCTCGCCCGGCAGCGCCCACACGTCGAGCACCGCATGA